One segment of Lycium ferocissimum isolate CSIRO_LF1 unplaced genomic scaffold, AGI_CSIRO_Lferr_CH_V1 ctg546, whole genome shotgun sequence DNA contains the following:
- the LOC132044920 gene encoding G-type lectin S-receptor-like serine/threonine-protein kinase At4g03230, translated as MNENSDEVIDVPYFHLETILAATDNFSNANKLGQGGFGPVYKGIFPSKKEIAVKRLSSHSGRGIDEFKNEMEHFVNYWIGRNVMTSYWALHGVLLIFTMIHD; from the exons ATGAATGAAAACAGTGATGAAGTTATTGATGTTCCATACTTTCACTTGGAGACTATTTTGGCAGCTACAGACAACTTCTCAAATGCAAATAAGCTTGGACAAGGAGGATTTGGTCCTGTTTACAAG GGTATCTTTCCAAGCAAAAAAGAAATTGCAGTGAAAAGGTTATCCAGCCATTCAGGACGAGGCATAGATGAATTTAAGAATGAA ATGGAACACTTTGTCAATTATTGGATTGGACGAAACGTTATGACATCATATTGGGCATTGCACGGGGTCTTGCTTATCTTCACCATGATTCACGACTAA
- the LOC132044924 gene encoding G-type lectin S-receptor-like serine/threonine-protein kinase At2g19130 produces MDVSGQIKHLTWLDTSISWNLFWNQPREKCDVYANCGVFGVCDNANASCNCWSGFKPRSDTEWNSNDYSSGCVRDQKEQCNEITKDHDSFWMDSIMRPPAPPDTNITVREASRCRSTCFNNCACTAYTYDGSDTCSIWTGDLFNLQQLSKSETERTIFVKRGSPAAQPKVMISMKLKPILSSITVFMALLIGSFTYIYYRRRMEKREGNSDMNPREAEEVPKGHKYLTGTRLKEKQKY; encoded by the exons ATGGATGTCTCAGGACAAATTAAGCATCTAACATGGTTGGATACTTCAATTTCTTGGAATCTATTCTGGAATCAACCAAGAGAAAAATGTGATGTTTATGCCAATTGTGGGGTGTTTGGAGTTTGCGATAATGCTAATGCATCCTGCAATTGCTGGAGCGGCTTCAAGCCAAGATCAGATACAGAATGGAATTCAAATGATTATTCAAGTGGTTGTGTAAGAGACCAAAAGGAGCAGTGTAATGAAATTACTAAAGACCATGATAGTTTTTGGATGGATTCAATCATGAGACCACCTGCTCCTCCAGATACTAATATCACTGTTAGGGAAGCCTCACGGTGTAGATCTACTTGTTTTAACAATTGCGCTTGCACTGCTTATACTTATGATGGTTCTGACACCTGTTCAATTTGGACCGGAGATCTGTTCAATCTACAACAACTCAGCAAAAGTGAAACAGAAAGGACTATCTTTGTCAAACGTGGCTCACCTGCAG CTCAACCTAAAGTTATGATATCGATGAAGCTAAAACCTATACTTTCATCCATAACAGTTTTTATGGCTCTACTCATAGGCAGCTTTACCTACATTTACTATAGAAGAAGAATGGAAAAAAGAGAAGGTAATTCTGATATGAATCCAAGAGAAG CAGAGGAGGTACCCAAGGGGCACAAATATCTCACTGGCACAAGGTTGAAGGAGAAGCAAAAGTATTGA